From the genome of Salmo trutta unplaced genomic scaffold, fSalTru1.1, whole genome shotgun sequence:
gggagggtttggcccggcgtcgtctgggttaggggagggtttggcccagcgttgtctgggttaggggagggtttggcccggcgtcgtctgggttaggggagggtttggcccagcgttgtctgggttaggggagggtttggcccggcgTTGTCTGggtcaggggagggtttggcccggcgttgtctgggttaggggagggtttggcccagcgttgtctgggttagggggagggtttggcccggcgttgtctgggttaggggagggtttggcccggcgttgtctgggttaggggagggtttggcccagcgttgtctgggttaggggagggtttggcccggcgtcgtctgggttaggggagggtttggcccagcgttgtctgggttaggggagggtttggcccggcgtcgtctgggttaggggagggtttggcccggcgtcgtctgggttaggggagggtttggcccggcgTCGtctaggttaggggagggtttggcccggcgtcgtctgggttaggggagggtttggcccagcgtcgtctgggttaggggagggtttggcccggcgTTGTCTGggtcaggggagggtttggcccagcgttgtctgggttaggggagggtttggcccagcgtcgtctgggttaggggagggtttggcccggcgttgtctgggttaggggagggtttggcccagcgttgtctgggttaggggagggtttggcccggcagggatttccttgtcccattgcgctctagcgactccttgtgacgGGTTGGGCGTCTACAAGCTGACTTCGgttgccagttgtacggtgtttcctcccacacattggtgaggctggcttcggggttaagcgagcagtgtctCAACAAGCACTGCGGCTTgccagggtcgtgtttcggaggacgcatggttgtcgaccttcacctctccctgtacgggagttgcagcgatggggcAAGATTCTAACTACTAATTGGATGTCAtaattaatttttttaaactCTGTCTCTGGTTCCTGTAACAGCACAGTGTTAGCATACCTAtttcacacatactgtatgcaaGCAAGTCAGACTCAGGACCACGGAGTCAGTTCTTCCTCCTTGACTAGTGCAGCTGTAAGGAAGCACATTGCATATATTACCTCCTCGTATGGTAAAAAAACCCCATCTCTTCTGCATCTATTTATGAATATAGATCTATGTCCAAATGAAGGATAAGGTGTTTCAGTACCACCACCTTATTATAAGGGAAATGGTGATCCTGTATTCTAGGATTCAGAGAAGTCGCCATTTTGTTTGGGAATTGCAGATTGTATGATTGGTACCATTTTTGTTTCTTTCTAATTGTGTATAGCCTAGATAAAGCTGCTTCTTTATTCTCCTCCCCAAAGCTTTTTAAATCCTTTTCTAAAGGGTTTCATATATTATGCTTCTAGGTCAAGCAGTGAGCTTGGTGACATGCATGGAGAGGAGACGTCACATCACGTCTTGTCTCGGCTGCCAAACGCATTGTGATGAAGCCTAAGGGGACGCCTGACTGTCCTGGTTTCATTTCAACATCCTCCTCCTCAGTCTCGTGTACGAGAGGCAGGACTACAGTTCAGGTTTCAGAAAATAAAGGGACTAACGTTTAAAATATTGTGCTATTTTTTTCAAGTGAAATAGTCTACTTAAAAATCCTTGGGAAGAAGTCAAGACGCAGTACTGATATTTTCTCTGTAAAAACCCTTAGAAATCActggggagggacagagagctagtgAGACCCAGGTATGACAGATGAAGGGGGACAAGGAGGACAGAGCGAAGCCaagtgtgagcgagagagacaaagagagggagggagggaaggactcCCTATAATAACTAGATAGAGGGTTTGTATCACTCTGGCCTTGTTTCCGTCACGACGCGACACAGCAGTGGTGGgcgcacacaaacatacacatacagagTGGCCAGTCCAGCATCACATGTAAACGTTTCAGCAAATGTtattgtgttttcttttttgtttTAAACAGAACTGTGTTACTGTCTTATTGTCCAGCTGCAGTAATAAAAAGGAGAGGATCGGTCCGATGGCACTATTGTTTCACTTCATCACTGTTATTATTTTTGTCTCAGGTATTTTCCAAGAGGTCAGTGTGGTCGATGTTGCCTCCATCTTTGTAGTTCTTTGTAGTCTTGGGGTAGAGGTGCGTACCGTACTCAATAGTCCCCagtgtgagggaggaagaggaggaaaccTCTTGTGATTGTGGCTCATGCTCTGGCTCAGAGGAAggagtttagttttgtcagtgtGCTTTGACTTAGCGGCCCCGGACCCCACTGTCCACCTAggaacactgtctgtctgtctgtgtcctaaatagcaccctattccctaggtagtgcactacttttagccagAGCTGTGAGGGGTTAGCCTGCAAAGAGGTTCTGGATAGAAGTAGTGCCCTACACATGCAATAGGGCTCCATTTTAGATTGACCCCTGTCTCATCAGAGTGGTTTTCTACAGTAGCACCAGGGGGAGGATAAGtcagaagggaagggaaggggagagagagagagccttggGCTTTCAGACCTCCACTCTGATATAAGGTCTTAGtgggacagatagacagacagacagacagacagagagccttGGGCCTTCAGACCTCCAGTCTGATATAAGGTCTTAGtgggacagatagacagacagacagagagagccttGGGCCTTCAGACCACCACTCTGATATAAGGTCTTAGtgggacagatagacagacagacagagagagccttGGGCCTTCAGACCTCCAGTCTGCTATAAGGTCTTAGtgggacagatagacagacagacagagagctttGGGCCTTCAGACCTCCAGTCTGCTATAAGGTCTTAGtgggacagatagacagacagacagagagctttGGGCCTTCAGACCTCCAGTCTGCTATAAGGTCTTAGTGGGGTCTCTATCATCTAGCCCAGCCCCGGCCAGCGCCACCCCGATCCCAGTCACCCCGATTCCAGCAGCCATCCTGGATAAGGAATGGTGGTTCTGGGTCGGTGGAGGGCCAGAGAGGCTGTCTCCCGGCTCGGTCCAGTTGATGACAGGCTCCTCGGTGGGTAGCTGGTTCAGTTCTGACTGGGACCCGGTCCTGGAGGAAGCAGGGTTCCTGCTGATCACCAGGTCCAGTTTGTTGCCTGACTCGGCAATCAGAGGGACCACCAGACAGCAGTCGAAGTCTCTGGTCCTCACGTGGTTGATCTGAGAAACCAAAGACAAGGGAAAGAGTTATTTATATTTGGTTTAAAATCTTTGAGGTCCATTGAATTAATGTTTCAACTCAGATGTTACAGAGACAACAAAAGGAAATGACTTGAGTTAGGAGTTTCCAGCTAGCAAGCACAGATTGGAGGTCCGCGGTGGCAAACGTCTGTTTGACCATCATCGGGTGAGCAGAGGTTTGCCACTATGCTGGTTTATATTTGGTTTAAAAGCTTTGGTTGAAAagcaaaacaaaccaaaaaagatGTAATATTTGTATTTCCTGAGGCTGAAAGTTTAACTTCAGGCTTTGCCTCAGAGCGGTTTCCTTTCATTTCAGTTAGAAGCCTACAAGACCAATACATCTACTCTGTTCAAACCTTCAGGTAAACAGTTTGTAAACCCAGTCCTGTCCTTCAAACATGAAGACAGATCACTTAagttctctccctctgctcctgtATACAGCTGATTCATATTTACTGATGTACCCTTAAATTACCCCACAATAAACATACAAGCTGAATAATCTATCGTCTTGGCTATTGGAATAAACTGCAGTTCATTTCCTTGAGCATCTTGTGTTTGTGCTTTTAAAACATTGTCAGTGACTTGATCCAATAAAAGTTGAATAACTTCCCAAGATGACTTCCTCCTGTCAGCAGAATAAATTGGAGTTGAGTTCCTTGTTTGTGCTTTTAAAACAACAACAGTGACCTGAGGAAAGCTGATAAGGAacgacagtctctctctctgagcagcgAATAATGAGAGAACCTTTCTTTTCATATGCTAATGACACGTTCACTAGATTGATAGCTTCCCTGGAGAGGGATTCATCTATCCATCAATATGAATCTCTCTGCAAAGTCAGCCTCACTTAGACCAGCGGGAAATTAGGCCAATGTTGTGTATCAATTTgggccacaaaaaaaaaaatacaaaaatcattTGAGGTTTTATGAACTGTGTAGATATGCTCTACTTTAGGGAGCTCTAACTGTAACACCCATATCTACTTCCTACCTTTAGCTACATGTAGGAAATACAAACTATTGGAAAGGTCAAATGATTttttatctaaatgttgaaagtgctTGTGGGTGACGGAGAGAAACAacatggtgcagtttgaggccgtGTGGAGGAGAgtgatgcgggcgctggagatgggggtgtgagcaggtgggtctgggcagggtgatgttgtggatgtgtgtgttctgCATGAGGAAGCATCTGtgcccacgtgtgtgtgtgtacctgtagcagCCTGTCGTAGGACTTCAGCCCCCCGACCTCTGCAGGTCCCCCTGGGAGGATGTTGTTGACATAGACACCTTTCTCCAGGAGGCCATCCGACACACTGAAGCCAAAGTCTTCAAGGTCCGACTCCTTCAACAGACTCACCTGCACAATCAATCAATAATGTCCTCAactatcaatcaatcatttaACCTGGTATAAATAATGCACTTCAATGATAGACTGGATGACAGGCTGTGTCTACTGACAGCATAACATGATTGATAGACTGGATGACAGGCTGTGTCTACTGACAGCATAACATGATTGATAGACTGGATGCCAGGCTGTGTCTACTGACAGCATAACATGATTGATAGACTGGATGACAGGCTGTGTCTACTGACAGCATAACATGATTGATAGACTGGATGACAGGCTGTGTCTACTGACAGCATAACATGATTGATAGACTGGATGACAGGCTGTGTCTACTGACAGCATAACATGATTGATAGACTGGATGACAGGCTGTGTCTACTGACAGCATAACATGATTGATAGACTGGATGACAGGCTGTGTCTACTGACAGCATAACATGATTGATAGACTGGATGACAGGCTGTGTCTACTGACAGCATAACATGATTGATAGACTGGATGACAGGCTGTGTCTACTGACAGCATAACATGATTGATAGACTGGATGACAGGCTGTGTCTACTGACAGCATAACATGATTGATAGACTGGATGACAGGCTGTGTCTACTGACAGCATAACATGATTGATAGACTGGATGACAGGCTGTGTCTACTGACAGCATAACATGATTGATAGACTGGATGACAGGCTGTGTCTACTGACAGCATAACATGATTGATAGACTGGATGACAGGCTGCGTCTACTGACAGCATAACATGATTGATAGACTGGATGACAGGCTGTGTCTACTGACAGCATAACATGATTGATAGACTGGATGACAGGCTGTGTCGACTGACAGCATAACATGATTGATAGACTGGATGACAGGCTGTGTCTGATGAGTAAGATGCGTCAGCCCTTTCTTACCTTCTCAGGGTTTTTAACCCCTCTGACGTTCCATGAAATGAAGTGATGTAAACAGTGTAAAGCAGCAGTACTCTGGCCCTGGAGGGCCTTGGTGGTGTTTTATCATCGTTACCTTGTGCAGCTCCACTGGGGTGGGCGACATGATGTCATTCATCTCCTGTTTCATCTTCCTCATGGCGAAGGCCTTGCGCCCCCCGTCGCTGGGCAGGGTGTTGGAGCGTGAGGACTGGTTGTACTGCGGCCGGGCTGCGCTGCGCTCCTGGAAGCTGGCCTGCCGACCCAGGTGGCTCCTCAGAGGAGCAGGGTCATGGTTCAGACTCAGACTGCTGCCTGACATAATGGTggcctggagggggagggggggaggagacaacgggggaggagatgggggagggagagagggaagggaggagagggggagatggagaggagggagggagagagagagagaagagagagggcgagacggaggagatgaaggagggggaggagaggggaaatgagaggagagagaggaaggggagagggaaggggagaggccagagagggagaaaaggggtGATGAACTTCCAAAGTGAGATATGAAGTACAAGGTACGCTCATGGACATGAGAATTGTTCCAGGTGTAGAATGTGTTCAAGCAGTATATCAAAGAGAAATGGTTTGATTGTAGAATAATAACATAGAAAGTTCCTGTTAGAAGAGATGGTTGGCTCATCATCATCACGAcccaataaacaaacaaacaaagactGAAAAACTTCAAAACCCAAGACGCCTTGCAGCAACTGTCCCATCATGCTTTGCTCACACCGCCATGCCCATcgccacatcatcatcatcaccactccTCCCTCTGATTGGACAGTAATGAGTGATGTCACTCAAACCTGATGTTTGTGACAAACAAGTGAAACTGAACACTGTTTCACCCAAGCTGATGCATAGAGGTGTTGCAGAAACAGAACGAGTTTGGCAAACAACACACTGTCAGTCTCCATGCACCAAGACACAAGGTACAGCGCTTTGACTCGAAATGGAAGATGTGTGATTCATTCCAACATACAATTTGCCAGTTTTCATGTTGACAAATGCAAAATGCTCTTCACTACTGACATGAATGAACAGACATGTTCATTTACAGCGAATGAGGAGCCACAGGGTATATTCAGTCCAAGTTGAGGTGACATTTAATTCAGTCAAGCCTCTTTGATTTAATGTCTCCAAACTGAAACCATAATTATTTCTCTTCATTCCAAACTAACCTCTGTGATTCACACGGTGTTACTTACTTCCTGCATTGACACTTCATTTCAAGGTTCATTTACAATGTATTGCTGAGcgccaacacacctccaggcagcACTacggatgcatcccaaatggcccactattcccttcatagtacagggcccatgtagtgtataatatagGGACTAGGGCCCATGTAGTGGATAATATAGGGACTAGGGCCCATGTAGTGGATAATATAGGGACTAGGGcccatgtagtgtataatatagGGACTAGGGCCCATGTAGTGGATAATATAGAGAATAGGGCCCATGTAGTGgataatatagggaatagggcccatgtagtgtataatatagggaatagggcccatgtagtgtataatatagggaatagggcccatgtAGTGGATAATATAGGGACTAGGGCCCATGTAGTGgataatatagggaatagggcccatgtagtgtataatatagGGACTAGGGCCCATGTAGTGgataatatagggaatagggccattGTAGTGgataatatagggaatagggcccatgtagtgtataatatagGGACTAGGGCCCATGTAGTGgataatatagggaatagggcccatgtagtgtataatatagGGACTAGGGCCCATGTAGTGgataatatagggaatagggccattGTAGTGgataatatagggaatagggcccatgtagtgtataatatagGGACTAGGGCCCATGTAGTGgataatatagggaatagggcccatgtAGAGTATAATATAGGGACTAGGGCCCATGTAGTGgataatatagggaatagggcccatgtagtgtataatatagggaatagggcccatgtagtgtataatatagggaatagggcccatgtagtgtataatatagggaatagggcccatgtagtgtataatatagggaatagggccattGTAGTGgataatatagggaatagggcccatgtagtgtataatatagggaatagggcccatgtagtgtataatatagggaatagggcccatgtagtgtataatatagggaatagggcacatgtagtgtataatatagggaatagggtgccatgtagtgtataatatagggaatagggcccatatAGTGtataatgtagggaatagggtgccatgtagtgtataatatagggaatagggcccatgtAGTGGACAATATAGAGAATAGGGCCAATGTAGTgtataatatagggaatagggtgccatgtagtgtataatatagggaatagggcccatgtagtgtataatatagggaatagggcccacgTAGTGGATAATATAGGAAATAGGGCCCACGTAGTGgataatatagggaatagggtgccatgtagtgtataatatagggaatagggcccatgtAGTGgataatatagggaatagggcccatgtAGTTgataatatagggaatagggcccacgtagtgtataatatagggaatagggcccacgTAGTGgataatatagggaatagggtgccatgtagtgtataatatagggaatagggcccatgtAGTGgataatatagggaatagggcccatgtagtgtataatatagggaatagggcccatgtAGTGgataatatagggaatagggcccatgtAGTGgataatatagggaatagggcccatgtAGTGgataatatagggaatagggcccatgtagtgtataatatattgaatagggcgccatgtagtgtataatatagggaatagggtgccatgtagtgtataatatattgaatagggtgccatgtagtggataatatagggaatagggcccatgtagtgtataatatattgaatagggcccatgtagtgtataatatattgaatagggtgccatgtagtggataatatagggaatagggtgccatgtagtgtataatatatTGAATAGGGCC
Proteins encoded in this window:
- the LOC115184149 gene encoding glutamate receptor-interacting protein 1 isoform X1, producing the protein MMSLPVDVCNHSFSFQDEPDRLLNKRNLATIMSGSSLSLNHDPAPLRSHLGRQASFQERSAARPQYNQSSRSNTLPSDGGRKAFAMRKMKQEMNDIMSPTPVELHKVSLLKESDLEDFGFSVSDGLLEKGVYVNNILPGGPAEVGGLKSYDRLLQINHVRTRDFDCCLVVPLIAESGNKLDLVISRNPASSRTGSQSELNQLPTEEPVINWTEPGDSLSGPPPTQNHHSLSRMAAGIGVTGIGVALAGAGLDDRDPTKTL
- the LOC115184149 gene encoding glutamate receptor-interacting protein 1 isoform X2, coding for MSGSSLSLNHDPAPLRSHLGRQASFQERSAARPQYNQSSRSNTLPSDGGRKAFAMRKMKQEMNDIMSPTPVELHKVSLLKESDLEDFGFSVSDGLLEKGVYVNNILPGGPAEVGGLKSYDRLLQINHVRTRDFDCCLVVPLIAESGNKLDLVISRNPASSRTGSQSELNQLPTEEPVINWTEPGDSLSGPPPTQNHHSLSRMAAGIGVTGIGVALAGAGLDDRDPTKTL